A DNA window from Candidatus Protochlamydia naegleriophila contains the following coding sequences:
- a CDS encoding HlyD family secretion protein gives MNRTYFFIIACIAIASALLISYSIWQESQVLPPPDPVVSHPTAPFKSYISAVGIVEASSENIFIGTPLNRIVAKIFVSVGAKVQKGEPLIEFENRDLEAALQSQQMAYEIALAQLNKLEALPRKEDISSAEAELKNAEVALSQSQSQYEMTQGLKDKRALSQEEINRRYFNYQQAEAKLLQAKAMLDKVKAGTWKPDLKIAHLEALQAKANVDRVKADIDQTVIRSPIDGKILQIKIHEGEIPSANGARTPMMVLGNTDEKHLEVSINQFNAPYFRQNAPAVAFLQGNPHIKFDLEFIKLEPYLANKQNLTNNLTEKVDTRVLLVTYRFKEDDKKIFVGQVMDVYIEADYAP, from the coding sequence ATGAATAGAACCTACTTTTTTATCATTGCCTGCATCGCCATCGCATCGGCTCTATTAATTTCTTATTCTATTTGGCAAGAATCTCAAGTCCTCCCTCCGCCCGACCCCGTGGTTTCACATCCTACAGCGCCTTTTAAGTCGTATATTTCGGCAGTTGGAATAGTCGAAGCAAGCAGTGAAAATATCTTCATCGGAACCCCCCTAAACCGCATCGTCGCTAAGATCTTTGTCTCAGTAGGCGCCAAGGTTCAAAAAGGGGAACCTCTGATCGAATTTGAAAATCGAGATCTCGAAGCCGCTCTTCAATCCCAGCAAATGGCTTATGAAATTGCCCTGGCCCAGTTAAACAAATTAGAAGCACTGCCGCGCAAAGAGGATATTTCATCAGCTGAGGCTGAGCTTAAAAATGCAGAGGTTGCTTTGAGCCAATCCCAAAGTCAGTATGAAATGACGCAAGGGCTAAAAGATAAGCGCGCCTTAAGCCAAGAAGAAATCAACCGTCGCTACTTCAATTATCAACAAGCCGAAGCCAAGTTACTTCAAGCAAAAGCCATGCTAGATAAAGTGAAGGCCGGTACATGGAAACCGGATCTCAAAATTGCACACTTAGAAGCCTTACAAGCCAAAGCCAATGTCGATCGTGTCAAGGCCGATATTGACCAGACAGTCATTCGCTCTCCAATTGATGGTAAAATTTTGCAAATTAAAATTCACGAGGGAGAAATTCCTTCAGCAAACGGCGCTAGAACGCCAATGATGGTTCTTGGCAATACGGACGAAAAACACCTGGAAGTCAGCATCAACCAGTTCAATGCCCCCTACTTTCGCCAAAATGCACCGGCTGTTGCCTTTCTCCAAGGAAATCCACATATCAAGTTCGATCTTGAATTCATTAAACTTGAGCCCTATTTGGCCAATAAGCAAAACCTTACTAATAACCTCACAGAAAAAGTCGACACCCGTGTTCTTCTGGTCACCTATCGCTTCAAAGAAGACGACAAAAAAATCTTTGTTGGGCAGGTCATGGATGTCTACATAGAAGCCGATTATGCACCATGA
- a CDS encoding ABC transporter ATP-binding protein codes for MNDIAVKCVGIKKSYGEKDNRVEALKGVDLEIHQGQLTLLVGPSGSGKTTLLSIISTILSSDEGELYLFDHEIHKMTELEKARFRRDSLGIVFQSLFLIPTLTVLENVSLPLLVAGYSQHQANLKALNFLEQLKMAHRSQVSPAFLSKGQQQRVAIARAMVNDSKIIVCDEPTSALDQAAGFEAMTLLHDLASKHSKAVLVVTHDHRIFPFANRIVEMSDGQIIKGDKHE; via the coding sequence ATGAATGACATTGCAGTGAAGTGCGTAGGGATCAAAAAGAGTTATGGTGAAAAAGACAATCGCGTCGAAGCTTTAAAAGGAGTCGATTTAGAAATTCATCAAGGGCAGCTCACCCTTTTGGTCGGGCCGTCAGGTTCTGGTAAAACAACCCTGCTGTCAATTATTTCAACCATTTTATCGTCCGATGAAGGCGAACTGTATCTATTTGATCACGAAATTCACAAAATGACTGAGCTCGAAAAAGCCCGCTTTCGCCGCGATAGCCTTGGAATCGTCTTTCAATCCCTGTTTTTAATTCCAACGCTGACTGTGTTGGAAAACGTTTCTCTACCTTTGCTTGTTGCTGGTTACTCTCAACACCAAGCAAACTTGAAAGCTTTGAACTTCTTAGAACAACTTAAAATGGCTCATCGTTCACAAGTTTCGCCAGCCTTTTTATCGAAAGGTCAGCAGCAGCGAGTGGCCATTGCCAGAGCCATGGTTAATGATTCGAAAATTATTGTCTGCGATGAGCCAACTAGCGCTTTGGATCAGGCTGCAGGATTTGAAGCCATGACTCTTTTACATGATTTGGCCTCTAAACACTCTAAAGCCGTTTTAGTTGTCACACACGACCACCGCATTTTCCCATTTGCCAATCGCATTGTAGAAATGAGCGATGGTCAAATCATAAAAGGTGATAAACATGAATAG
- a CDS encoding ABC transporter permease, which produces MLYTTVIVRLDNVKVYAPQYCRCCNPTIIMILLALKMLIGNRTSCIGVIFGVFLATLLISQQSAIFLGLVTRSYRMLTDIPAPTIWVVDPATESDDRFRAMPESHLDLVRSTPGVEWAVPIGSSDISLITPGGVFEVCKLYGIDDATLIGAPAEMIEGQVKDLRRQGGVIVDVYSANSLLATKNADGTKTPLKLGDEIEINNRRAVVVGICQITQGFYPLPILFSTYSEFKLFNPFLSNPVAFIATKTVPDTNAEQVAKKINTYTGLNALTTEQFKQKIVNSFLRTGILINFGLSVALGIIIGFSIAGQIFYSMTLENLMYYALIKAVGGTKGMIFNMIITQALLAGVIGFSLGIGATLLWGKAIKGTTLAFLFPWQLLLFTGAIVLLICLFTATLSIRKVSRADPKVLMGN; this is translated from the coding sequence TTGCTATACACAACAGTCATAGTGCGTCTCGACAACGTGAAAGTGTATGCCCCTCAATATTGCCGATGTTGCAACCCCACAATAATCATGATACTGCTAGCTCTTAAAATGCTGATAGGGAATCGAACCTCATGTATAGGGGTTATTTTTGGCGTTTTTCTAGCGACCTTGCTCATTTCTCAGCAGTCGGCCATTTTTTTAGGGCTCGTGACACGATCGTATCGGATGTTAACAGACATTCCTGCCCCCACCATTTGGGTCGTGGATCCTGCAACAGAAAGTGATGATCGCTTTAGAGCAATGCCCGAAAGTCATCTTGATCTTGTGCGAAGCACACCAGGGGTTGAATGGGCCGTTCCAATTGGCAGTTCTGATATTTCTTTAATCACGCCAGGCGGGGTCTTCGAAGTTTGCAAACTCTATGGCATTGATGATGCAACTTTGATTGGAGCTCCAGCTGAAATGATTGAAGGGCAAGTCAAAGACTTGCGACGCCAAGGAGGCGTCATCGTCGATGTTTATTCTGCCAACAGCCTCTTGGCCACCAAGAATGCCGATGGCACTAAAACACCTTTGAAACTTGGCGATGAAATCGAAATTAATAACAGGCGAGCCGTTGTTGTCGGCATTTGTCAAATTACGCAAGGATTTTATCCCCTACCCATTCTTTTTTCCACCTATTCAGAATTTAAACTCTTCAATCCTTTTCTCAGTAATCCCGTGGCTTTTATTGCAACTAAAACTGTGCCCGATACCAATGCTGAACAGGTTGCAAAAAAAATTAATACCTATACTGGGCTCAATGCCCTGACAACTGAACAGTTTAAACAAAAAATTGTCAACTCATTCTTAAGAACCGGAATCTTAATCAACTTCGGCCTTTCTGTCGCACTCGGAATTATTATCGGCTTTTCAATCGCCGGCCAAATCTTTTATAGCATGACGCTTGAAAACTTAATGTACTATGCTTTAATTAAAGCGGTAGGCGGAACAAAGGGTATGATATTCAACATGATCATTACCCAAGCTTTGCTCGCAGGGGTGATTGGTTTTTCATTAGGAATAGGAGCTACTCTTCTATGGGGCAAAGCCATCAAAGGGACGACTCTCGCCTTTCTTTTTCCCTGGCAGCTCCTCCTCTTTACAGGTGCAATTGTCCTGCTCATTTGCTTATTTACGGCGACGCTGAGTATTCGCAAAGTTTCGCGAGCAGACCCTAAAGTTTTAATGGGTAATTAA
- a CDS encoding outer membrane protein has protein sequence MKNITAFFLLLVCTLVGSKGHANNCCRDQQQFYAGIVGGTSFVNSSLSGAKFKPGFYVGGAFGYTCTNPFRLEAELVYQRQELDHVKGGHHGKGHLNTWQGMANILFECPLFCDFKVYLGGGGGYACARGKWTSEYSFLGSVHHKKNGFAWQAIVGLTYPICQNTDFSVEYRYFDVESHVTNHKFGLAIRQYF, from the coding sequence ATGAAAAATATCACCGCTTTTTTTCTTCTTTTGGTCTGTACGTTGGTTGGGAGCAAGGGGCACGCCAATAATTGCTGTAGGGATCAGCAGCAGTTCTATGCAGGAATTGTTGGGGGAACGTCTTTCGTCAACTCATCTTTATCGGGTGCGAAATTCAAGCCAGGCTTCTATGTTGGAGGAGCGTTTGGATATACGTGTACGAATCCATTTAGGCTAGAGGCAGAACTTGTCTATCAAAGGCAAGAGTTAGATCATGTAAAAGGTGGACATCACGGCAAGGGACATCTCAATACGTGGCAAGGGATGGCAAATATCTTGTTTGAATGTCCTCTTTTTTGCGATTTCAAAGTCTATCTCGGCGGCGGAGGTGGTTATGCTTGCGCAAGGGGGAAATGGACGTCTGAGTATTCATTTTTGGGCAGCGTTCATCACAAGAAAAATGGATTTGCTTGGCAAGCTATTGTTGGTTTGACTTATCCGATTTGCCAGAATACTGATTTTAGCGTTGAATACCGCTATTTCGATGTCGAAAGTCATGTGACTAATCATAAATTTGGACTGGCGATCAGACAGTATTTTTAA
- the cyoE gene encoding heme o synthase: protein MINYYLLTKPGIILGNLFTVAAGFLLASKGQLHAGLFLATLAGLAFIIASACVFNNYIDRTVDQKMERTKNRPLAAGLVSGKRAIIFAIILAIIGNVILLAFTNTLALAVADAGFFIYVVLYSLWKCRTIYGTAIGSIAGAVPPVVGYCSVSNQLDLGALLLFMMMVLWQMPHFFAIAIYRFDDYASAGIPVLPVKKGIIRTKISMLAYICAFLLAAACLTLFGYTGYIYLTLASVIGFAWLGLGIFGFKSSNDPFWGRQMFRLSLVMIAVICLAIPFDTI from the coding sequence ATGATTAATTACTATCTATTGACTAAACCGGGAATTATCCTCGGAAACCTCTTCACTGTCGCAGCGGGCTTTTTGCTGGCATCAAAAGGGCAGCTCCATGCCGGGCTATTTTTAGCGACTCTCGCAGGACTGGCCTTTATTATCGCTTCCGCCTGCGTATTTAATAATTACATAGACCGCACGGTAGATCAAAAAATGGAGCGAACTAAAAATCGCCCCTTAGCTGCCGGGCTGGTCTCTGGCAAGCGTGCCATTATCTTCGCCATTATCCTCGCTATCATAGGCAATGTCATCCTGCTGGCTTTTACAAACACACTTGCTTTAGCTGTCGCGGACGCTGGATTTTTTATTTACGTCGTTCTCTATAGCCTATGGAAGTGCCGCACAATCTATGGAACAGCCATAGGCAGCATTGCTGGTGCAGTTCCTCCAGTCGTGGGCTACTGCTCTGTGAGCAATCAATTAGACTTAGGAGCGCTGCTTTTATTTATGATGATGGTGCTTTGGCAAATGCCCCATTTTTTTGCAATTGCCATTTACCGCTTCGATGATTACGCTTCAGCAGGCATCCCGGTCTTACCTGTAAAAAAGGGAATCATAAGAACAAAGATCAGTATGCTGGCTTATATTTGCGCCTTCCTTTTAGCGGCTGCCTGTTTGACGCTATTTGGCTATACGGGATATATTTATCTGACCTTAGCCAGTGTAATTGGGTTTGCATGGCTTGGACTTGGAATCTTTGGATTCAAAAGCAGCAACGACCCGTTTTGGGGGCGTCAAATGTTCCGTCTCTCTCTCGTCATGATCGCTGTAATTTGCCTCGCAATTCCTTTCGATACTATTTGA
- the cyoD gene encoding cytochrome o ubiquinol oxidase subunit IV → MSDLSLKETQKEWHGTLKSYLIGFAASLFLTSLSFGLVVAKLLSGSTLVYALISLAVVQTIVQLIFFLHIGQEAKPRWETLTFCFTVLILLIIVIGSLWIMNDLDDRMMGNMTHEMIHD, encoded by the coding sequence ATGAGTGATCTCAGCTTAAAAGAAACTCAAAAAGAATGGCATGGAACGCTGAAATCATACCTCATAGGTTTTGCAGCTTCTCTTTTTTTGACCTCGCTCTCCTTTGGGCTCGTGGTAGCCAAGCTTCTTTCAGGATCAACTCTAGTCTATGCTCTCATTAGCCTGGCAGTTGTGCAAACAATCGTCCAGCTCATCTTTTTCCTGCATATAGGACAAGAAGCAAAGCCCCGTTGGGAGACCCTTACTTTTTGCTTTACAGTATTAATTCTTCTCATCATCGTCATCGGATCGTTATGGATCATGAATGATTTAGATGATCGCATGATGGGAAACATGACCCACGAAATGATACATGATTAA
- the cyoC gene encoding cytochrome o ubiquinol oxidase subunit III, with the protein MNSSMIHHQDTLEPHADTRLPDPHQDTFSKTTLGFWMYLMTDCLLFATLFCTYAVLHKSTFGGPSSKELFDLPSAFTETMILLLSSVTCGFAMLASLRNEKKQVLIWLAVSFLLGASFIALELNEFKHMVSEGHDWTRSAFLSAFFTLVGTHGLHVVIGLLWMLVMMAQVFSMGITATTFRRLAIFSLFWHFLDLIWISIFTFVYLMGVI; encoded by the coding sequence ATGAATTCTTCGATGATCCACCACCAAGACACGCTCGAGCCTCACGCCGATACACGTCTTCCAGATCCTCATCAAGATACATTCTCCAAAACGACTCTGGGCTTTTGGATGTACCTAATGACCGACTGCCTCTTATTTGCGACCCTTTTTTGCACCTATGCCGTTCTCCACAAAAGCACCTTCGGAGGCCCTTCATCAAAAGAACTCTTCGACCTCCCGAGCGCTTTTACCGAGACAATGATCCTTCTATTGAGCAGCGTCACCTGCGGCTTTGCCATGTTAGCGTCGCTGCGCAATGAAAAAAAACAGGTGCTAATCTGGCTTGCCGTTTCATTTTTACTCGGAGCCTCATTCATCGCCTTAGAACTGAACGAGTTTAAGCATATGGTCAGCGAAGGGCATGATTGGACAAGAAGCGCCTTTCTTTCAGCGTTTTTCACTCTTGTTGGCACACATGGACTGCACGTTGTCATAGGATTGCTATGGATGCTTGTCATGATGGCACAGGTATTCTCGATGGGAATAACAGCCACCACCTTTCGCAGGCTCGCAATTTTTAGCTTATTTTGGCACTTCTTGGATCTCATCTGGATTTCCATTTTCACCTTTGTCTATTTAATGGGAGTGATTTAA
- the cyoB gene encoding cytochrome o ubiquinol oxidase subunit I — MFGKLTLEAFKHEPSQNVAVIMMLIAGLTLIGLISYLKRWKWLWNEWLTTVDPKKIGIMYIAVVLIMFFKGFTDAIMIRLQQALAVGDSQGFISASHFQEVFSAHGTTMIFFVAMGAVFGLLNLIIPLQIGARDVAYPFLNALSFWLFTAGALLTLISLAIGKFSTAGWLAYPPLSGIEYSPDEGVDYWIWMLQISGVGSTLSGVNFFVTILKMRCPGMTFMKMPIFVWSSLCAMVLVIFAFPILTATLYMLSLDRYLGMHFFTAGGGGNPMMYINLIWAWGHPEVYILILPIFGVFSEIVPTFSEKRLFGYVSMVWALILIAFYSFIVWVHHFFTMGASPHVNAFFGIMTMVIAIPTGVKIFNWLFTKFRGRVHFTSPMLWFFAFVLNFTVAGMTGVLLASPPVDFQVHNSLFLIAHFHGMVIGGVLFGFFAGFTYWFPKFTGFLLDEKLNKWAFWCWLSGFLLAFMPLYMLGFMGATRRLDHYEVSTGWHPLFVIVAIGVFIILCGASIQFVGLFWSIKKRKENWDHTGGDPWNGRTLEWSIPSPPPIYNFAVIPTVDQLDPLWAIKRGHAPKPEMSYEDIYLPKNTPMGFYIGVLSFIFGFAMTWHIWWLAALGFLGIVICLIIRLSKEDEHELITAEEVKATETTHVRRYGAI; from the coding sequence ATGTTTGGTAAATTAACTCTAGAAGCTTTTAAGCACGAGCCCAGTCAGAATGTTGCTGTAATCATGATGTTGATAGCAGGACTCACACTCATAGGGCTCATCTCTTATCTAAAACGCTGGAAGTGGCTCTGGAACGAATGGTTGACGACCGTCGATCCTAAAAAGATTGGCATCATGTACATTGCCGTTGTACTCATCATGTTTTTTAAAGGCTTTACCGATGCCATCATGATCAGACTGCAGCAAGCTCTAGCCGTAGGAGACTCTCAAGGATTCATTTCTGCAAGCCACTTTCAAGAAGTCTTTTCTGCTCATGGAACAACCATGATTTTCTTCGTCGCCATGGGGGCCGTCTTCGGACTCTTAAACCTCATCATCCCTTTGCAAATAGGAGCAAGAGACGTCGCCTATCCTTTTTTGAACGCCCTCAGCTTCTGGCTATTTACAGCAGGCGCACTCTTAACTCTTATCTCCCTAGCAATAGGCAAATTTTCAACCGCCGGCTGGCTAGCTTACCCTCCCCTTTCGGGAATCGAGTACAGTCCGGATGAAGGAGTCGATTACTGGATTTGGATGCTGCAAATTTCAGGTGTTGGAAGCACGCTCTCCGGAGTCAATTTTTTTGTCACGATTTTAAAAATGCGCTGCCCAGGCATGACCTTCATGAAAATGCCAATCTTCGTTTGGAGCAGTCTTTGTGCAATGGTGCTGGTTATTTTTGCCTTTCCCATTCTAACTGCCACGTTGTACATGCTTTCATTAGACCGCTATCTCGGCATGCATTTTTTCACGGCCGGAGGCGGCGGCAATCCCATGATGTACATCAATCTTATTTGGGCATGGGGCCATCCTGAAGTCTATATCCTCATTCTCCCCATTTTTGGCGTTTTTTCAGAAATTGTTCCAACATTCTCTGAAAAACGGTTGTTCGGATATGTTTCCATGGTTTGGGCTCTCATTCTGATTGCCTTTTACTCCTTTATCGTTTGGGTCCACCACTTTTTCACCATGGGGGCAAGCCCGCACGTCAATGCTTTTTTCGGAATCATGACCATGGTCATTGCCATTCCAACAGGAGTCAAAATCTTCAATTGGCTGTTTACAAAGTTCAGAGGAAGGGTCCACTTCACCTCCCCCATGCTTTGGTTTTTTGCCTTCGTCCTCAACTTTACCGTTGCTGGAATGACCGGCGTTTTACTTGCCTCCCCGCCTGTCGATTTTCAGGTTCACAATAGCTTGTTCTTAATTGCTCATTTCCACGGGATGGTCATTGGCGGGGTCCTCTTCGGCTTCTTTGCCGGCTTTACATACTGGTTCCCCAAATTCACTGGATTCTTATTGGATGAAAAGTTGAATAAATGGGCCTTCTGGTGTTGGCTCAGTGGCTTTTTACTCGCTTTCATGCCACTTTACATGCTTGGCTTCATGGGAGCTACGAGGCGTTTAGATCATTATGAGGTATCAACTGGCTGGCATCCTCTTTTCGTCATTGTGGCAATTGGCGTTTTCATTATTTTATGCGGCGCAAGCATTCAGTTCGTTGGGCTTTTTTGGAGCATCAAAAAACGAAAAGAAAACTGGGACCATACAGGCGGAGATCCATGGAATGGCCGAACACTCGAATGGTCGATTCCATCCCCTCCTCCCATCTATAATTTTGCCGTCATTCCAACTGTCGATCAACTAGACCCCTTATGGGCCATTAAACGCGGCCATGCCCCTAAGCCTGAAATGAGCTACGAAGACATTTATTTACCTAAAAACACCCCCATGGGGTTCTACATAGGCGTTTTGAGTTTTATCTTTGGTTTTGCCATGACATGGCATATCTGGTGGCTTGCAGCTTTAGGATTCCTTGGGATCGTTATCTGCTTAATTATTCGCCTCTCTAAAGAAGATGAACATGAGCTGATCACTGCAGAAGAAGTCAAAGCAACCGAAACCACGCATGTAAGGAGATATGGAGCAATATGA
- the cyoA gene encoding ubiquinol oxidase subunit II, with product MKMARKQVFSMLFFTGLLLLTVLIMQPLEILHFREYIAVLFPKGIIAVEQRNLLLVIQALMLLIIIPVYILTFIFSWKYSAHNPKGEYDPDLVDNTVAEYIWWGVPLVMTLIVSVLTWIKTEQLDPYKPIASENKPLTIQVVALQWKWLFIYPEEGIATVNFIQIPKDTPIHFKITADAPMNSFWIPELGGQIYAMPKMQTELFLMAEETGDFRGSSANLSGEGFAGMSFVTRASTEEEYQKWVEQAKQSSKNLDFGSYGQLSAPSKNNPVEIFRLKDESLFHQVIAKYMHP from the coding sequence ATGAAGATGGCACGAAAACAAGTCTTTTCCATGCTGTTCTTTACAGGCCTGCTCCTCCTGACCGTCTTGATCATGCAGCCGCTCGAGATTCTTCACTTTCGCGAATACATCGCCGTCTTATTTCCTAAAGGAATCATTGCCGTTGAGCAACGCAACCTCTTGCTCGTTATCCAAGCCCTCATGCTGCTCATCATCATACCCGTCTACATTTTAACCTTTATATTTTCTTGGAAATACAGCGCTCATAATCCCAAAGGCGAATACGATCCCGATCTCGTCGATAATACCGTTGCCGAATATATTTGGTGGGGTGTCCCTCTTGTCATGACTCTGATCGTTAGCGTTCTGACCTGGATCAAAACCGAGCAGCTAGATCCCTATAAACCTATCGCATCCGAGAATAAGCCCCTGACAATTCAAGTCGTTGCCCTTCAATGGAAATGGCTATTCATTTACCCGGAAGAGGGAATTGCAACTGTCAATTTTATACAAATTCCCAAAGACACGCCCATCCACTTTAAAATTACAGCTGACGCCCCCATGAATTCCTTTTGGATACCAGAACTAGGCGGGCAAATTTATGCCATGCCTAAAATGCAGACCGAGCTCTTTTTAATGGCAGAAGAAACAGGAGATTTTAGAGGCTCTTCTGCAAATCTCAGCGGTGAAGGATTCGCCGGCATGAGTTTCGTCACTCGCGCCTCGACCGAAGAGGAGTATCAAAAATGGGTAGAACAGGCCAAGCAATCGTCTAAGAACCTTGACTTTGGCTCATACGGTCAGCTATCAGCTCCGAGTAAAAACAATCCGGTAGAAATATTTCGCTTAAAGGATGAAAGCCTATTTCATCAGGTCATCGCAAAATATATGCACCCTTAA
- a CDS encoding DUF72 domain-containing protein, translated as MSGQKKELHVLIETSGWSYEHWKENFYPQTLKTKDWLYYYSQVLQTVEINSTFYRTPRTSTIESWNAQVPQDFSFYIHSASWSSSKLQRIIRPS; from the coding sequence ATGAGCGGTCAAAAAAAAGAACTCCACGTGTTGATTGAAACCTCTGGCTGGTCCTATGAACACTGGAAAGAAAATTTCTATCCTCAGACATTAAAAACAAAAGATTGGCTCTATTACTATTCACAAGTATTGCAGACTGTAGAAATTAATTCGACATTCTACCGTACACCCCGCACCTCTACAATCGAAAGCTGGAATGCCCAAGTCCCGCAAGACTTCTCATTTTACATACATTCGGCTTCATGGTCCTCATCAAAGCTACAAAGAATCATACGGCCCAGCTAA
- a CDS encoding FAD-dependent oxidoreductase codes for MKKVENKEAYWTICSKCYGRGKKNMRLGKKARVRYQIAIKEFEKTQSEGKASVRPKLTQYLCDNCSGSGLIPSSSHPIADSENYPHVAIIGAGIGGVALAVACLHRGIPFTLYERDSSFDARAQGYGLTLQQASNSIKELGLFFLKDAVNSTRHVVHTTDGKKISEWGMRTHSNIKKSPRRKNVHIPRQALRLALLKQLGGHNSVQWGHRLVDFKQCENKGIELSFQVNGEMKKAKADLVVGADGVRSVVRSLLIGEDITPLRYLGYVVILGICSLDTLKCIESHLLDSATVFQTVNGHERIYVMPYSLDSVMWQLSFPMPEEEAKALSARGSQALKEEACRRTQWHKPIPQILSATLPAQMSGYPVYDRELLESELLEKAGAVTLIGDAAHPMSPFKGQGANQALLDALALARNISIACTTSLEWREIGVREIVLTEFEEEMLARSASKVKDSAKAVELLHSKGVLREGNEPKGRVFEATKQ; via the coding sequence TTGAAAAAAGTGGAAAATAAAGAGGCATACTGGACTATTTGTTCGAAATGTTATGGGCGTGGCAAAAAAAACATGAGGCTTGGCAAAAAAGCGAGAGTCCGCTACCAAATAGCAATTAAAGAATTTGAAAAAACTCAGAGTGAAGGAAAGGCTTCGGTTCGCCCTAAGCTTACTCAATATTTATGCGATAATTGCAGTGGATCTGGCTTGATTCCTTCTTCGAGTCATCCCATAGCAGATTCAGAAAATTACCCACATGTAGCAATTATTGGTGCTGGTATAGGAGGCGTTGCGCTGGCTGTAGCTTGTTTGCATCGTGGCATTCCATTTACCCTTTATGAGCGCGATAGCAGCTTTGATGCACGAGCTCAGGGCTACGGACTTACCTTGCAACAAGCAAGTAACTCAATTAAGGAGTTAGGTCTTTTCTTTTTAAAAGACGCGGTCAATTCCACACGTCATGTGGTGCATACTACAGATGGAAAAAAAATTAGTGAATGGGGAATGAGGACACATTCAAACATTAAAAAGTCTCCAAGGCGTAAAAATGTGCATATCCCGAGACAGGCTTTGCGCTTAGCATTGCTTAAACAATTGGGCGGGCATAATAGCGTGCAGTGGGGGCACCGCTTAGTTGATTTTAAACAATGTGAAAATAAAGGTATTGAGCTAAGTTTTCAAGTTAACGGAGAGATGAAGAAAGCCAAGGCTGATTTGGTAGTGGGTGCCGATGGTGTTCGTAGTGTTGTGCGCAGCTTGTTGATTGGTGAGGATATTACTCCCTTGCGTTACCTAGGTTATGTGGTAATTTTGGGTATTTGTTCTTTAGACACTCTTAAGTGTATTGAGAGTCATTTACTGGACTCAGCCACTGTGTTTCAAACTGTTAATGGCCATGAGCGAATCTACGTGATGCCTTACTCGTTGGATTCGGTAATGTGGCAACTTAGTTTCCCCATGCCCGAAGAAGAAGCTAAGGCTTTGAGTGCACGAGGATCTCAGGCACTTAAAGAAGAAGCATGTCGTAGAACACAGTGGCATAAGCCCATTCCTCAAATTTTATCAGCAACCTTGCCGGCACAAATGTCGGGTTATCCCGTGTACGACCGAGAATTACTCGAGTCGGAATTATTGGAAAAAGCAGGGGCAGTTACGTTGATTGGAGATGCAGCTCACCCCATGAGTCCATTTAAAGGACAAGGTGCAAATCAGGCTTTGTTGGATGCACTGGCACTGGCTCGTAACATTTCAATAGCATGTACTACCTCGCTTGAATGGAGAGAAATCGGAGTAAGAGAAATTGTACTAACTGAATTTGAAGAAGAAATGTTAGCACGTAGTGCTTCTAAAGTGAAAGATTCAGCTAAGGCTGTGGAACTTCTACATTCCAAAGGTGTGCTACGTGAAGGTAATGAACCTAAAGGACGAGTTTTCGAGGCAACAAAACAATAA